The following coding sequences lie in one Pontibacter sp. G13 genomic window:
- the asnS gene encoding asparagine--tRNA ligase, giving the protein MKRTEIKQLFLLEPQNQEVLVKGWVRTFRANRFIALNDGSTINNLQVVVDFEQLDESLLKRINTSAALSITGTLVPSQGKGQSVEVVATEVEVLGDADPAEYPIQPKKHSLEFLREKAHLRMRTSTFSAVFRIRHTMAYAIHHYFHTNGFFYMHSPIVTGSDAEGAGEMFRVSTLDPVNPPMTEDGNVDWKEDFFGKETNLTVSGQLEAEVGAMSLGKVYTFGPTFRAENSNTTRHLAEFWMIEPEVAFIDLEGNMDLAEDFLKFVISFIMEHNADDLAFLDNRIQQEEKNMKQADRRPMGLMETLKFVVENEFERITYTEAINILRNSKPYKKGKFEYDVEWGKDLQSEHERYLVEKKFLKPVIVTDYPRDIKAFYMKQNPDDKTVAAMDILFPGIGEVVGGSQREESLEKLMNRVHEMEIPEEDLWWYLELRKYGTAPHAGFGLGFERLMLFVTGMGNIRDVIPFPRAPKSADF; this is encoded by the coding sequence ATGAAACGAACCGAAATCAAGCAGTTGTTCCTGCTGGAACCCCAGAATCAAGAGGTTCTGGTGAAAGGATGGGTACGGACGTTCCGCGCCAATCGATTCATTGCCCTGAATGACGGTTCGACTATCAATAACCTTCAAGTGGTAGTGGATTTTGAGCAACTGGATGAATCCTTGCTCAAGCGAATCAATACTTCCGCCGCTTTGTCCATTACAGGAACTCTCGTTCCTTCTCAGGGAAAAGGGCAATCTGTCGAAGTGGTGGCCACTGAAGTAGAAGTTCTTGGAGATGCCGATCCTGCTGAGTATCCTATTCAGCCCAAGAAGCACTCTTTGGAGTTCTTGAGGGAAAAGGCGCATTTGCGTATGCGAACTTCCACCTTTAGCGCAGTTTTCCGCATTCGTCATACCATGGCGTATGCCATTCACCACTACTTCCACACAAATGGCTTTTTCTACATGCATAGCCCAATTGTGACAGGAAGTGATGCTGAAGGAGCAGGCGAGATGTTCCGAGTGTCCACATTGGACCCCGTGAATCCTCCCATGACTGAGGATGGGAACGTCGATTGGAAGGAAGATTTCTTTGGCAAGGAAACCAATCTTACCGTTTCTGGACAGCTTGAAGCGGAGGTGGGAGCTATGTCTCTCGGAAAGGTCTATACATTTGGGCCGACTTTCCGTGCTGAAAACTCGAACACCACTCGTCACTTGGCGGAGTTTTGGATGATTGAGCCGGAGGTTGCTTTCATTGACCTTGAGGGCAACATGGATCTCGCGGAAGACTTCCTGAAGTTTGTGATTTCATTCATCATGGAACACAACGCAGATGATTTGGCATTCCTTGACAACCGCATTCAGCAGGAGGAAAAGAACATGAAGCAAGCCGACCGTCGTCCCATGGGATTGATGGAAACGCTGAAGTTCGTTGTTGAAAATGAATTCGAAAGAATTACCTATACCGAAGCCATCAATATCCTACGCAACTCCAAGCCTTACAAGAAAGGCAAATTCGAGTATGACGTAGAATGGGGGAAGGACCTTCAATCTGAACACGAACGTTACTTGGTTGAGAAAAAATTCCTCAAGCCAGTAATCGTGACCGATTATCCTCGTGACATCAAGGCATTCTACATGAAGCAGAATCCAGATGATAAGACAGTTGCCGCGATGGACATCCTGTTCCCAGGAATTGGTGAGGTTGTCGGTGGGTCTCAACGGGAAGAATCTTTGGAAAAACTCATGAATCGCGTTCATGAAATGGAGATTCCTGAAGAGGATCTGTGGTGGTATTTGGAGCTTCGCAAATATGGGACAGCTCCTCATGCCGGATTCGGTCTCGGATTCGAGCGTTTGATGCTCTTTGTCACTGGTATGGGTAACATTCGCGATGTTATTCCATTCCCACGTGCACCCAAAAGTGCTGACTTTTAG
- a CDS encoding septum formation initiator family protein gives MQDLKIFLFRIFQRLRKASLSKYIAVLLAAGIWMLAFDRLNLISRYRVQQQIETLKQDKAHYQSAIKSLDYQEGQLFSDPEQLERFARERYHFKRSREDVFVIVPKADSPQ, from the coding sequence ATGCAAGATCTGAAAATCTTTCTCTTCCGGATATTCCAACGCCTCCGCAAAGCTTCTTTGAGCAAGTACATTGCAGTTCTTCTGGCTGCAGGTATTTGGATGTTGGCATTTGATCGGTTGAACCTGATTTCCAGATATCGAGTCCAACAGCAGATAGAAACCCTCAAGCAAGACAAAGCCCATTATCAATCGGCCATCAAATCCCTCGATTACCAAGAGGGTCAGTTATTCTCTGATCCAGAGCAGTTGGAGCGATTTGCTCGCGAGAGATATCATTTCAAGCGAAGCAGAGAGGATGTCTTCGTGATCGTTCCCAAAGCTGATTCCCCTCAATAG
- a CDS encoding GxxExxY protein: MQTSLSEEVNGLTYRVIGCLNEVHSRLGPGLLESSYEACLAYELKLAGIAFERQKPIRVVYRGVDMDVGYRLDILVEGILVLELKSVKVLAPVHKAQMITYLRLSGNRIGLLVNFNVRRMKEGICRLVV, encoded by the coding sequence ATGCAGACAAGTTTATCTGAAGAGGTGAATGGGTTGACTTACCGTGTGATAGGTTGTTTAAATGAAGTACATAGTAGGTTGGGGCCTGGGTTGCTGGAATCTAGTTATGAGGCCTGCCTCGCTTATGAATTGAAATTGGCTGGGATAGCATTCGAGCGACAGAAGCCCATTAGGGTAGTCTATCGGGGGGTCGATATGGATGTTGGTTATCGTCTGGATATATTGGTGGAAGGTATACTCGTGTTGGAATTGAAATCAGTGAAAGTTCTTGCTCCTGTACATAAGGCTCAGATGATTACCTATTTGAGGTTGTCAGGGAATAGGATTGGGTTGTTGGTGAATTTCAACGTGAGACGGATGAAGGAAGGGATTTGTCGATTGGTGGTGTGA
- a CDS encoding PASTA domain-containing protein, which produces MKYFISKEFFLTLAGLGLLGVLVYLMVFFWVLPGYTRHGEGILVPDISELAFDDAVKTLEEADLKLGLVDSVYFENLDPGVVFRQYPAAYTRVKPERTISLTINRYQPPMVAMPDIIDKKLHNAKALLESKRLGIGRVTRKADKSINTILDYSFKGKRIEPGTMIKQGSKIDVTISNGYSSHRVPVPDLSGYKYEDALRILNDLGLISVPSYQAEGPEEYMGRVFDQRPKARFGDSLFVGQSVDIFVYGEEPEENEAILVEEVSDEEGGF; this is translated from the coding sequence ATGAAGTATTTTATCAGCAAGGAGTTTTTCCTGACATTGGCGGGACTGGGGCTGCTGGGGGTGCTGGTTTATTTGATGGTGTTTTTCTGGGTATTGCCGGGATACACTCGTCATGGAGAAGGCATCTTGGTTCCTGATATCTCTGAGCTTGCGTTTGACGATGCAGTAAAGACTTTGGAAGAGGCTGATCTGAAGTTGGGATTAGTGGATTCCGTTTATTTTGAGAACTTGGATCCTGGGGTGGTATTCCGCCAATATCCAGCCGCTTATACTCGCGTAAAGCCGGAGCGAACCATTTCTCTCACGATCAATCGTTACCAACCACCGATGGTGGCCATGCCCGATATTATCGACAAGAAGCTTCACAATGCCAAGGCGCTTCTGGAAAGTAAACGTCTGGGAATTGGTCGTGTAACTCGCAAAGCGGACAAGTCTATCAATACGATTCTAGATTATTCCTTCAAAGGAAAGCGGATCGAACCGGGAACCATGATCAAGCAAGGATCCAAAATTGATGTGACCATCTCCAATGGCTATAGCTCTCATAGAGTTCCTGTGCCAGATTTGAGTGGATATAAATATGAAGATGCACTAAGAATCTTGAATGATCTAGGCCTTATATCTGTTCCTAGCTATCAAGCAGAAGGTCCAGAGGAATACATGGGACGGGTCTTTGACCAACGCCCTAAAGCTAGATTTGGAGATTCTTTGTTTGTAGGACAATCCGTAGACATCTTCGTTTATGGTGAAGAACCTGAGGAAAATGAAGCCATCTTGGTGGAAGAGGTATCCGACGAAGAGGGCGGATTCTAA
- the argS gene encoding arginine--tRNA ligase: MAHLIESIQQAATAFIQDEWGVEVAPETLVVQDTKKEFEGDFTLVVFPLTRFKLGAPPQIAEKLGAGLRDRLPQIADYNVIKGFLNLSLTDAAWIEYLAESSSDANYHRNSTGKGQKVVVEYPSPNTNKPLHLGHLRNIVLGSSLINILDANGYDVTPVCLFNDRGTNISKSMYAWMEAGLNDSPESTGKMGDKFVGDYYVAFAKKHKAEKDALIAGGMTDREAENATESMKAVHELTLKWENGDPEVRKLWETMNGWVYEAFDHTFKRLGISFDKFYYESQVYQRGKETVEEGLEKGLFVKEDDGSITVDLTDDKLDKKVLLRSNGTSLYITQDLAIAADKETDYGMDKSIYVVGNEQDYHFKVLFKILEKLEKPYAKGLFHLSYGMVDLPSGKMKSREGTTVEAEDLMDEMIQKALEETKEKGKIEGMTEEDMNELTRKLGLSALKYFLAKVDPKKRMLFDPKESIDIQGHTGPFIQYSYTRTAALARKREAVTELVAGVNLEDSLHENERLLLRRLFRYNEVLQEAADSNSPALMANYAYELARDFNRFYHGDKILQQEKPNTSAFRFALASFTGRLIRESMALLGIEMPERM, from the coding sequence ATGGCACACTTGATCGAATCAATCCAGCAGGCCGCCACGGCCTTCATCCAAGACGAATGGGGGGTAGAAGTTGCCCCTGAAACTTTGGTGGTTCAAGACACCAAGAAAGAATTTGAAGGAGACTTTACCTTGGTAGTGTTTCCTTTGACCCGTTTCAAGCTCGGCGCTCCTCCCCAGATCGCAGAGAAGTTGGGTGCAGGATTGCGAGATAGGTTGCCTCAGATTGCCGATTACAACGTAATCAAGGGTTTTTTGAACCTTTCCCTGACGGATGCTGCTTGGATCGAATACTTGGCGGAATCTTCCAGCGATGCCAATTATCACCGCAACAGCACAGGAAAAGGGCAGAAAGTTGTAGTTGAGTATCCTTCTCCCAACACCAACAAGCCTTTGCACTTGGGCCATCTTCGGAACATTGTATTGGGGTCTTCCCTCATCAATATTCTGGACGCTAATGGGTATGACGTAACCCCCGTTTGTCTATTCAATGATCGCGGAACGAATATCTCCAAATCGATGTACGCCTGGATGGAAGCGGGTCTCAATGACTCTCCTGAATCCACTGGTAAAATGGGCGATAAATTTGTTGGAGATTACTATGTCGCTTTCGCCAAAAAGCACAAGGCTGAAAAAGACGCCCTGATTGCAGGTGGTATGACAGACCGTGAGGCTGAGAATGCCACTGAAAGCATGAAGGCCGTTCACGAGCTGACGTTGAAGTGGGAAAATGGAGATCCTGAAGTACGCAAGCTTTGGGAGACCATGAATGGTTGGGTGTATGAGGCATTTGATCATACCTTCAAGCGATTGGGGATTTCCTTCGACAAGTTTTACTACGAATCTCAAGTATACCAGCGAGGCAAGGAAACCGTAGAAGAAGGCCTGGAAAAGGGACTCTTTGTAAAAGAAGATGACGGATCGATTACCGTTGACTTGACCGATGATAAGTTGGACAAAAAAGTCTTGCTACGTTCCAATGGTACTTCTTTGTACATCACCCAGGACTTGGCGATTGCGGCAGATAAAGAGACTGATTATGGGATGGACAAATCCATCTATGTAGTTGGTAACGAGCAGGATTACCATTTCAAGGTCTTGTTCAAAATTCTGGAGAAACTCGAAAAACCGTATGCCAAGGGACTGTTCCACCTGTCCTATGGTATGGTTGACCTTCCTTCCGGTAAGATGAAGTCTCGCGAAGGCACCACGGTTGAAGCTGAAGACTTGATGGATGAAATGATCCAGAAGGCTTTGGAAGAGACGAAGGAGAAAGGTAAAATTGAGGGGATGACCGAGGAAGATATGAACGAGCTAACTCGTAAACTCGGATTGTCCGCCTTGAAATATTTCTTGGCAAAGGTAGATCCCAAAAAGCGGATGTTGTTTGATCCAAAGGAATCCATCGACATTCAGGGGCATACTGGGCCATTTATCCAATACTCTTACACGCGTACAGCGGCCCTTGCACGGAAACGCGAAGCGGTGACAGAATTGGTGGCTGGCGTGAATTTGGAAGATTCTCTTCATGAAAATGAGCGGTTGTTGCTTCGTAGATTGTTCCGATACAACGAAGTGTTGCAGGAAGCGGCAGATAGCAACAGTCCGGCATTGATGGCGAATTACGCATATGAATTGGCGAGAGATTTCAACCGATTCTACCACGGCGACAAAATCCTACAACAAGAAAAGCCCAATACGAGTGCATTCCGTTTTGCGCTGGCATCCTTTACGGGGCGGTTGATTCGGGAGTCTATGGCGTTGTTGGGAATCGAGATGCCGGAACGAATGTAA
- a CDS encoding cupin domain-containing protein, whose protein sequence is MDKYCLILLLALASANVMQAQAPEMSTAVDSYQSEELEWGPCPDFMPDGCKIAVLHGDPAKPNVDILFQVPGGANIPDHWHHSAERMILLSGELHVTYEGEQTQIMKEGTYAYGPAKKSHVATCKDGKPCTLFIAFEEPLDAFATERK, encoded by the coding sequence ATGGACAAATATTGCCTAATCTTGCTCTTGGCACTTGCGTCTGCGAATGTAATGCAGGCCCAAGCTCCAGAAATGTCCACCGCTGTCGATAGCTACCAAAGCGAAGAACTTGAGTGGGGACCCTGTCCTGATTTCATGCCTGATGGATGTAAGATTGCTGTCCTTCACGGTGATCCAGCCAAACCCAATGTGGATATTCTTTTTCAGGTACCGGGGGGAGCCAATATCCCAGACCACTGGCATCATTCTGCTGAGCGGATGATCTTGCTATCCGGCGAGCTTCATGTCACCTATGAAGGGGAGCAAACCCAGATCATGAAAGAAGGAACGTACGCATATGGCCCAGCCAAAAAATCACATGTTGCCACTTGCAAGGATGGAAAACCTTGTACCCTGTTTATTGCCTTTGAAGAACCATTAGACGCTTTCGCCACAGAGCGGAAATAG
- a CDS encoding FkbM family methyltransferase — MRFQLISKKQRRQLEQKFSPFKSQKGQDKWVIFTALPFKRNGFFLDLAAADGVLHSNSFALEKMFGWKGICIEPNPAFFEALQANRKCFFDNAVISDQPEEVTFRIDNGQLGGIVASDTDNNNQVRAEELTQATTLTMTAKVLKDVLDAHNAPKVIDYFSLDVEGSEERIIRSFDFDAYQFKCITIERPTPVVNQTLFDNGYVFVKNFKFDSFYIHESLAAENRIELESFEQIPAKDW; from the coding sequence ATGAGATTTCAGCTGATCAGCAAAAAACAGAGAAGGCAGCTCGAACAAAAGTTCAGCCCTTTCAAAAGTCAGAAAGGCCAAGACAAATGGGTCATTTTCACTGCGCTTCCCTTTAAGCGAAATGGTTTTTTCCTTGACTTGGCTGCTGCCGACGGAGTCCTTCACAGCAATTCCTTTGCATTGGAAAAAATGTTCGGCTGGAAGGGGATTTGTATTGAGCCGAATCCCGCTTTTTTCGAAGCACTTCAAGCCAATCGTAAGTGTTTTTTCGATAATGCCGTGATCAGCGATCAGCCAGAGGAAGTAACCTTCCGGATCGACAATGGTCAATTGGGCGGAATTGTGGCTTCGGATACTGACAACAACAATCAAGTTCGGGCCGAAGAACTCACACAAGCCACGACCTTGACCATGACTGCCAAGGTACTCAAGGATGTGTTGGATGCCCACAATGCTCCCAAAGTGATCGATTATTTTTCCTTAGATGTCGAGGGGAGTGAAGAGCGCATCATTCGGAGCTTCGATTTCGATGCATACCAGTTCAAGTGCATCACCATCGAGCGCCCCACTCCGGTAGTCAATCAAACCTTATTCGACAATGGATACGTGTTCGTGAAGAATTTCAAATTTGATTCTTTTTACATTCACGAATCCTTGGCTGCCGAAAATCGCATTGAGCTAGAGTCATTCGAGCAGATTCCAGCGAAGGATTGGTAA
- a CDS encoding NAD(P)H-dependent oxidoreductase, with protein sequence MKVLHIIASPRGQASRTRQIGQSFLDALKDQHPQAEISELDLFETDLPEVLGGAVDAKYAFMAQQPVDERMLASWEGISQMAHDFLTYDAYVISCPMWNFTIPYRLKHYIDVIIQAGISFQYVPDGIEGLVKGKKMYIFTARGGDYSEQSPFHQYDFQENYLRSIFGFIGIYDITLLHCQPTDMDPNLAASLLEKAKQDAAALASGVNA encoded by the coding sequence GTGAAAGTATTACACATCATTGCCTCTCCCCGTGGGCAGGCTTCCCGCACTCGCCAGATTGGTCAATCTTTTTTAGACGCCCTAAAAGATCAGCATCCTCAGGCAGAAATCTCCGAATTGGATTTGTTTGAAACCGACCTTCCCGAGGTACTCGGTGGCGCTGTTGATGCCAAATATGCATTCATGGCGCAGCAACCCGTGGATGAACGGATGCTTGCCTCTTGGGAGGGAATCAGTCAGATGGCCCATGACTTCTTGACGTATGATGCTTATGTGATTTCTTGCCCCATGTGGAATTTCACGATTCCTTACCGCCTCAAGCACTACATTGACGTCATCATTCAGGCTGGCATCAGTTTCCAGTATGTTCCTGATGGAATAGAAGGTCTTGTGAAGGGAAAGAAGATGTACATTTTTACTGCAAGAGGGGGAGACTATAGCGAACAATCACCCTTTCATCAGTATGATTTTCAGGAGAATTACCTCCGGTCGATTTTTGGGTTCATTGGGATTTACGACATCACCTTGCTTCATTGTCAACCCACAGACATGGATCCCAATCTGGCGGCTAGTTTGCTGGAAAAAGCCAAACAAGATGCCGCTGCCCTTGCCTCAGGTGTAAATGCATAA
- a CDS encoding HmuY family protein produces MNRLNLLYMLGLAISMLGCELEELPVEPYDPGELVIGQVELGSDYRYQAFFDLGTNQPVAINLKHDWDLGFEASDSGWHVILNSSLSGKVARFDGQAFEELTQVEGDAWRYDASSGHLDSTAFGQYQAGNPVYIVDRGFTLQGLPIGLRKVQILSVDESGYRIRTAALNNAGDTTCFIAKDPSVNFVAFSFESLSATPYEPAKEDWDFVFTSYTHLFTHTTPITPYLVTGILLNPNGVEVARMDDFPFESISRADAERAEFSKARDVIGYDWKEYSFDLAGYIVFSEQQYIIRDTEGRLFKLRFVDFYNEEGQKGAPKFEVQAL; encoded by the coding sequence ATGAATCGGTTGAACCTGCTGTACATGCTAGGCCTGGCAATCTCCATGTTGGGCTGCGAATTGGAAGAACTGCCTGTCGAACCGTATGATCCCGGCGAACTGGTCATCGGACAGGTGGAACTTGGATCTGACTATCGCTATCAGGCATTCTTCGATTTGGGGACAAATCAGCCTGTTGCCATCAACTTGAAACACGACTGGGATCTCGGGTTTGAGGCGAGCGATTCGGGGTGGCACGTGATTCTGAATAGCAGCCTCTCTGGCAAAGTGGCTCGTTTTGATGGGCAAGCATTTGAAGAGCTGACCCAAGTTGAAGGGGACGCTTGGCGATACGATGCTTCCAGCGGCCATTTGGATAGCACGGCATTTGGACAGTATCAGGCTGGAAATCCGGTCTACATCGTGGATCGCGGGTTTACGCTTCAGGGGCTTCCAATAGGATTGAGGAAAGTACAAATCCTGTCCGTGGATGAATCTGGTTATCGCATTCGTACGGCGGCTTTGAACAATGCAGGGGATACCACTTGTTTCATCGCCAAAGACCCATCCGTCAATTTTGTGGCGTTTTCCTTCGAATCGTTGAGTGCTACGCCCTACGAACCTGCTAAGGAGGATTGGGATTTCGTTTTCACCTCGTATACGCACCTCTTCACCCATACCACGCCGATTACCCCATACTTGGTGACGGGGATTCTGCTCAATCCCAATGGCGTCGAAGTAGCCAGAATGGATGATTTTCCCTTCGAATCGATCTCCAGAGCAGATGCGGAAAGGGCGGAATTCTCCAAGGCTAGGGATGTAATCGGCTATGACTGGAAGGAATACAGTTTTGACTTGGCGGGCTACATCGTCTTCTCTGAGCAGCAATACATCATCCGGGACACAGAAGGGCGCTTATTCAAGCTGAGATTTGTGGATTTCTACAATGAGGAAGGTCAGAAAGGCGCTCCTAAATTTGAAGTGCAAGCATTATAA
- a CDS encoding TonB-dependent receptor, whose amino-acid sequence MMFRMVLLLGGLTVCLSGFSQDIRVLDPEKAPIPYAKVVWSDGDGAPLDATLTDLDGRATRSQQADIAAEHVRVSHLGFQSVQIGRIGQGDHTLILKPDPTQTDPVVITAQHGAGQAEAAVHRIQVMDRDQLDAMGAVNLQDALKVSLNTRISQDPVLGSGVSIMGLSGQHVNILIDGVPVTGRLDGNIDLSQINLQNIERIEIVEGPLSAEYGSNALAGTIHLITKKGTKQGHQIAASSYYESVGQYNLDGRLSLNRGNHQLTLTGGRNYFDGWDPVDPFFEIPEKKQADTNRAKSWNPKEQIMARAQYRYRTDQWEIRPYVDVFAEEILNRGMPRAPYHEAAFDDRYWTDRLMAGWELAGEIGQSSKLEIQASFQGYRRQKHTYLKDLTTLVTTLTENPSDHDTSRISQFMSRGMWSWKSDSARLSLQAGYHIQHETFFGVRVEEGSQEMGDYAAFGSGEWNPIQPLVIRLGLRYAYNTQYGAPVIPSAQMRYRWELPGGSSLTTRAAYAKGFRAPTLKELYFEFVDANHNILGNEGLSAEYSQHLNVFGSWKQIRGNHLFKLEIGGAYNHVQDRISLALKPGTTEYTYFNVGDLKSFALQGNATWKTQRWEWTLGGSYVGRKQLLDEEDRALPVAYTPEMRINAQYAIPWGGAKISLFYKYTGVTPSYQLDTNNEVEITEAADYHMLDVTCTKPFWGNRITWTFGGKNLLDVQNITSNAPSGGAHSGGGGSIPVSWGRTLFTQLSLQISGS is encoded by the coding sequence ATGATGTTCCGCATGGTCCTGCTACTTGGTGGGCTGACCGTCTGTTTGTCCGGATTTTCCCAAGATATCCGGGTGCTGGACCCCGAAAAGGCTCCCATCCCATACGCCAAGGTGGTTTGGAGTGATGGGGATGGCGCTCCCTTGGATGCGACCCTCACCGATCTGGATGGTCGGGCCACCAGATCCCAGCAAGCAGATATTGCCGCCGAACATGTCCGAGTCAGTCATCTGGGATTCCAATCCGTCCAAATCGGGCGAATCGGTCAAGGAGATCACACGCTCATTCTCAAACCTGATCCCACCCAAACCGACCCTGTTGTCATCACCGCTCAACATGGTGCCGGACAAGCAGAAGCGGCTGTCCACCGAATCCAAGTCATGGACCGCGATCAGTTGGACGCGATGGGAGCTGTTAATCTCCAAGATGCCCTCAAGGTTTCGCTCAATACCCGGATCTCCCAAGATCCGGTGCTCGGAAGTGGAGTCAGCATCATGGGATTGTCCGGACAACATGTCAATATTCTCATCGATGGGGTTCCTGTAACTGGCCGCCTTGATGGAAATATTGACCTTTCCCAGATCAATCTCCAGAATATTGAGCGAATCGAAATCGTTGAAGGCCCGCTTTCCGCTGAATATGGTTCCAATGCCTTGGCGGGGACCATTCATCTGATCACCAAAAAGGGCACAAAACAAGGTCACCAAATTGCTGCCAGTTCCTACTACGAATCAGTCGGACAATACAATCTCGATGGCCGACTGTCGCTCAATCGAGGCAACCACCAACTGACTCTTACAGGTGGGCGAAATTACTTCGATGGATGGGACCCCGTAGATCCTTTCTTCGAAATTCCTGAAAAGAAACAGGCAGACACCAACCGCGCCAAATCTTGGAATCCCAAGGAGCAAATCATGGCACGAGCTCAGTATCGCTATCGAACTGATCAATGGGAGATTCGTCCGTATGTGGACGTTTTTGCAGAGGAAATCCTCAATCGTGGAATGCCGCGTGCACCTTACCATGAGGCCGCTTTCGATGATCGATATTGGACCGATAGACTGATGGCAGGATGGGAATTGGCTGGAGAAATCGGACAGTCTTCCAAGCTGGAGATTCAGGCTTCCTTCCAAGGATACCGTCGTCAAAAACATACCTACCTCAAGGATTTGACCACGCTGGTAACTACCCTGACAGAGAATCCTTCCGATCACGATACTTCACGCATCTCCCAATTCATGAGTCGAGGCATGTGGTCGTGGAAATCCGACTCTGCCAGATTGAGTTTACAAGCCGGTTACCACATTCAGCATGAGACCTTTTTCGGAGTGAGAGTGGAGGAAGGTTCGCAGGAAATGGGCGATTATGCCGCATTCGGAAGTGGAGAATGGAATCCGATCCAACCCTTGGTGATCCGGTTGGGACTGCGATATGCCTACAATACCCAATATGGAGCTCCGGTCATTCCTTCGGCCCAGATGAGATATCGCTGGGAATTGCCCGGAGGTAGCTCCTTGACCACCCGTGCTGCCTATGCAAAAGGGTTTCGTGCGCCTACGCTGAAAGAATTGTACTTCGAATTTGTCGATGCCAATCACAATATCCTCGGCAATGAAGGCCTGAGCGCCGAATATTCCCAGCACCTCAATGTGTTTGGCAGCTGGAAGCAGATCCGCGGCAATCACCTCTTCAAGCTAGAGATCGGCGGGGCATATAATCACGTCCAAGATCGGATCTCACTCGCGCTGAAACCGGGGACCACTGAGTACACCTATTTCAATGTGGGCGATTTGAAGTCATTTGCCTTGCAAGGAAATGCGACTTGGAAAACCCAGCGTTGGGAGTGGACCTTGGGCGGAAGTTACGTCGGAAGGAAGCAATTGCTCGATGAGGAAGATCGTGCCTTGCCCGTTGCCTACACCCCCGAAATGCGCATCAATGCTCAGTATGCCATTCCGTGGGGAGGTGCCAAAATATCCCTGTTCTACAAATACACCGGGGTAACCCCAAGCTATCAGCTAGACACCAACAACGAGGTGGAAATCACCGAAGCTGCGGATTATCACATGCTGGACGTGACTTGTACCAAGCCTTTCTGGGGCAATCGGATCACTTGGACGTTTGGAGGAAAGAACCTCCTCGATGTGCAAAATATCACTTCCAATGCGCCTAGCGGCGGGGCCCACAGTGGCGGTGGAGGTAGTATCCCCGTGAGCTGGGGCCGCACCCTTTTCACGCAATTGTCTCTTCAAATTTCTGGATCATGA